The Solibacillus daqui genome has a segment encoding these proteins:
- a CDS encoding Rqc2 family fibronectin-binding protein: MAFDGLFTRSMSKELQTLTSGRITKIYQPNALEVVLQIRAAGANTKLLFSIHPSYSRVHTTQQSIENPADPPMFCMLLRKHIEGGFISDITQQGFERVITFDIDSKNEIGDSVKRKLVIEIMGRHSNLLLIDAENNKIIDSLKHLPPSVNSYRTVLPGQTYIEPPKQDKLSLTSLSDEELKQTFAQNLVAKELIEKFAGFSPLHANELLHRLTMKEPVTATRQFMNEIVTTACPTYVEQDGKSYFSPTNLTHLNGTETQYDTLGELLDRVFFARAERDRVKQQAGDLERWLQNELNKLKLKQKKLQKDLERAQNLEQFQLYGELLMANLYNFAKGAEYVDVENYYSETAEKVRIPISPRKTPIENAQSYYTKYNKAKTALVMIEEQQEKTTDDIYYLEMLAQQVQQASPADIEEIREELAEQGLLRLRHAKRKKKPTKPEPEKFISSTGTLISVGKNNKQNDYLTFKIGKRNEIWLHTKDIPGSHVVIHSEHPDETTLKEAAMLSAYFSKARESASVPVDYTEIRHVKKPNGSKPGFVIYFEQKTLFVTPDEAVVMQLKK, encoded by the coding sequence ATGGCATTTGACGGATTATTTACCCGTTCGATGAGCAAAGAATTACAAACGCTCACATCTGGACGCATTACTAAAATTTATCAACCAAACGCGCTTGAAGTAGTTTTACAAATACGCGCTGCCGGTGCAAACACAAAACTTTTATTTTCGATTCATCCTTCGTATTCCCGCGTACATACGACACAACAATCAATCGAAAACCCAGCAGACCCACCAATGTTCTGTATGCTGCTACGCAAGCATATAGAGGGAGGGTTTATTTCAGACATTACACAGCAAGGCTTCGAACGTGTCATTACATTTGATATCGACAGCAAAAACGAAATTGGTGATTCGGTAAAACGTAAACTTGTAATCGAAATTATGGGGCGCCATAGTAATTTACTATTAATCGATGCCGAGAATAATAAAATTATCGATAGTTTAAAGCACTTACCTCCATCCGTAAATAGCTATCGTACAGTGTTACCTGGCCAGACTTACATCGAGCCACCAAAGCAAGATAAATTATCTCTGACAAGTTTATCCGATGAAGAACTAAAACAAACATTCGCACAAAATCTAGTAGCAAAAGAGCTGATTGAAAAATTCGCTGGCTTTTCACCATTGCATGCCAATGAATTATTACATCGTTTAACAATGAAAGAGCCCGTGACAGCTACGCGCCAATTTATGAACGAAATTGTAACAACCGCTTGTCCAACATACGTGGAGCAAGACGGGAAAAGTTATTTCTCGCCAACAAATTTAACACATCTAAATGGTACAGAAACACAGTATGATACACTTGGCGAGCTGTTAGACCGTGTCTTTTTCGCACGTGCAGAGCGCGATCGCGTAAAGCAACAAGCGGGCGATTTAGAACGCTGGTTACAAAATGAATTGAACAAACTAAAACTGAAACAAAAAAAGCTACAAAAAGATTTAGAACGTGCACAAAATTTAGAGCAATTCCAACTGTACGGAGAACTATTAATGGCTAACCTGTACAATTTTGCAAAAGGCGCGGAATATGTAGACGTTGAAAATTACTACAGTGAAACCGCCGAAAAAGTACGTATTCCCATTAGCCCGCGCAAAACGCCGATTGAAAACGCGCAAAGCTATTACACAAAATACAATAAAGCAAAAACAGCGCTTGTCATGATTGAAGAGCAACAGGAAAAAACAACAGATGACATTTACTATTTAGAAATGTTAGCCCAGCAAGTACAACAAGCATCCCCTGCAGATATTGAAGAAATTCGTGAAGAACTAGCAGAGCAAGGGCTACTGCGTTTACGCCATGCGAAACGCAAAAAGAAACCGACAAAACCCGAGCCAGAGAAATTCATTTCTTCTACAGGTACACTTATTTCTGTCGGTAAAAATAATAAGCAAAATGATTATTTAACATTCAAAATTGGCAAGCGTAACGAAATTTGGTTACACACAAAAGATATCCCTGGCTCACACGTTGTCATCCATTCAGAACATCCAGATGAGACAACATTAAAAGAAGCGGCAATGTTAAGTGCGTACTTCAGTAAGGCTCGTGAATCGGCCTCTGTACCAGTAGACTATACAGAAATTCGACATGTGAAAAAGCCTAATGGTTCGAAACCTGGCTTTGTCATTTATTTCGAGCAAAAAACACTCTTCGTCACACCGGATGAAGCCGTTGTTATGCAGCTAAAAAAATAA
- the gmk gene encoding guanylate kinase, whose product MNKHRGLLIVLSGPSGVGKGTVRKELFSQPDTNYEYSISMTTRNPREGEVDGVDYFFRTREEFEALIKQGGLLEHAQFVGNYYGTPLAYVQETLDAGRDVFLEIEVQGAAQIREKAPDALFIFLAPPSITELEQRLVGRGTETEDVIAQRIATAREEVEMMSLYDYVVENDQVQNACDKINAIIVAEHCRRERVEKRYLSMLRGE is encoded by the coding sequence ATGAATAAACACCGTGGATTATTAATTGTTCTATCTGGTCCATCAGGCGTTGGTAAGGGAACAGTTCGAAAAGAGCTCTTTTCTCAGCCTGACACAAATTACGAATATTCGATTTCGATGACAACGCGTAATCCTCGCGAAGGTGAAGTAGATGGTGTAGACTATTTCTTTAGAACACGTGAGGAATTTGAGGCGCTAATTAAACAGGGAGGCTTGCTAGAGCACGCACAATTTGTAGGAAACTACTATGGTACGCCGCTTGCTTATGTTCAAGAAACATTAGATGCTGGCCGTGATGTATTTTTAGAAATCGAAGTGCAAGGAGCAGCTCAAATTCGTGAAAAGGCGCCAGATGCGTTGTTTATTTTTTTAGCACCACCAAGCATTACCGAGCTAGAGCAACGTTTAGTTGGTCGCGGCACAGAAACAGAAGACGTAATCGCACAACGTATTGCAACTGCTCGTGAAGAAGTTGAAATGATGTCACTTTACGATTATGTTGTCGAAAATGACCAAGTTCAGAATGCATGTGATAAAATAAATGCAATCATAGTAGCGGAACACTGCCGTCGTGAACGTGTAGAAAAACGCTACTTGTCAATGTTGAGAGGAGAATAA
- a CDS encoding YicC/YloC family endoribonuclease has translation MVRSMTGFGRGVTTTKKFQLTVEIRAVNHRFLELNTKFPREWMEAEVLAKKMLSDAVSRGKIDVIIFLKELKDAEQTIQINWPLLNAFLRAKEELAQSVVMEEKWTMQEIVSLEQVLQIEKMELEQTQILEAVHIALTEAIANLLAMREREGGQLQQVMLQYKAELETEIAQIRTHAPVAVDKYRERLVNRLQDIASGQVIEDRLLTEVAIFAERIDITEELDRLESHFGQLVETLTEQNAIGRKLDFIMQEMNREINTIGSKNQSTICSAAVVQAKTILEKMREQVQNIE, from the coding sequence TTGGTACGTAGTATGACCGGTTTCGGCAGGGGGGTCACAACAACGAAAAAATTTCAACTTACGGTTGAAATTCGTGCTGTGAATCATCGTTTTTTAGAATTGAACACAAAGTTTCCAAGAGAATGGATGGAAGCAGAAGTTCTTGCAAAAAAAATGTTGTCGGATGCAGTTTCTCGTGGGAAAATAGATGTTATCATTTTTCTTAAAGAACTAAAGGATGCCGAGCAGACAATTCAAATAAATTGGCCGCTACTTAATGCATTTTTACGAGCAAAAGAGGAGCTTGCACAGTCCGTTGTAATGGAAGAAAAATGGACAATGCAAGAAATCGTCAGTCTTGAGCAAGTGCTACAAATTGAAAAAATGGAACTTGAACAAACGCAAATTTTAGAAGCAGTGCACATAGCATTAACAGAAGCTATTGCCAATTTACTTGCGATGCGTGAGCGTGAGGGCGGGCAATTACAGCAAGTTATGCTGCAATATAAAGCTGAGCTTGAAACAGAAATTGCACAAATTCGGACGCATGCACCAGTGGCTGTTGACAAGTATCGTGAACGTTTAGTGAATCGTTTACAAGATATTGCAAGTGGACAAGTAATAGAAGATCGCTTATTAACAGAAGTGGCGATTTTTGCGGAGCGTATTGATATTACCGAAGAACTGGATCGTCTAGAGAGTCATTTTGGTCAATTAGTAGAGACATTAACTGAGCAAAATGCAATTGGTCGTAAATTAGACTTCATCATGCAAGAAATGAATCGTGAAATTAACACCATTGGTTCAAAAAATCAGTCGACGATTTGTTCTGCGGCAGTAGTGCAAGCAAAAACAATTTTAGAAAAAATGCGAGAACAAGTTCAAAATATTGAATAA
- the rpoZ gene encoding DNA-directed RNA polymerase subunit omega: MLYPSVDKLKKQIDSKYSLVSLASKRARQMQEEGGEQLDKYVSYKPVGKALEEVASGKLRKVQQDASTVYEDEI; this comes from the coding sequence ATGTTATACCCATCAGTAGATAAATTAAAAAAACAAATCGATTCTAAGTACTCTTTAGTGAGCTTAGCATCAAAACGTGCACGTCAAATGCAAGAAGAAGGCGGCGAACAGTTAGACAAATACGTTTCGTATAAGCCAGTAGGTAAAGCGTTAGAAGAAGTTGCTTCTGGCAAATTACGCAAAGTTCAGCAAGACGCTTCAACAGTTTACGAAGACGAAATCTAA